A window of Hevea brasiliensis isolate MT/VB/25A 57/8 chromosome 14, ASM3005281v1, whole genome shotgun sequence contains these coding sequences:
- the LOC110637995 gene encoding putative pentatricopeptide repeat-containing protein At5g08310, mitochondrial, whose amino-acid sequence MALSRITKHSHCLCKSIKPVNPNTVSIRNLSTDPSDLTSTTNYIISIFTKQPFCPDSPELKSLAPMLNTKVVESVLNAFKSWRIAYTFFNWASIQYGYEHNMYTYNTMASILSHARENAPLKALSLAILNSRCSMSPGALGFFIRCLGSVGLVDEANVLFDQVKRMGLCVPNSYSYNCLLEAISRSKSTSTSVSLVEKRLKEMHYQGWEFDKYTLTPVLQVYSNAGKFNEALGVFNKICDCGWLDEHLLSILVLSFSKCSEVDKAFELIEKMEDQNVRLNEKTLCILIHGFVKQSRVDKALQLFYNMQKYGFTPDIALFDVLIGGLCRSKDLDKALALYSEMKLFKIQPDVGIVTKLLSFFSEEGELIRILDAIHEDMDVEGLTLLCNSWLNSLVNNGLLDKAYCLLQVMMGKECIDNVELHRLFRDKKMVAPNTASFTIVIDGLIPAGKLDLALYLFREMAQIGCSRNLIIYNNLIDGLCNSDRLEQSYELLREMKESGIGPTQFTHNAIFGCLCRRGDASGALDLVKKMRIHGHQPWIKHYTLLVRKMCKNGKATQACKFLADMIQEGFLPDIVAYSASLRGLIEIQEVDQALKLFRDICARGHCPDVVAYNILISGLSKAQRITEAQNIFEEMVMKGLVPSVVTYNLLIDGWCKSGCIDEALHCLSSMSAKEREPNVITYTTLIDGLCNAGRPDDAIMLWTEMRRNGCTPNRVAFMAFIHGLCKCGRPNAALAHLREMEEKEMEPDSFVYIGLISAFLADLKLPLAFEILKEMVDKGHCPDLLDKNYIILRDAIHKLSEDARTSSSVKSLITNGSIPTINLSDFGAEGGDTGDQ is encoded by the coding sequence ATGGCACTGTCAAGAATAACGAAACACTCTCATTGCCTATGCAAATCAATTAAACCCGTTAATCCAAATACTGTTTCCATCAGAAATCTCTCCACCGATCCCTCAGACCTCACCAGCACTACCAATTACATCATCTCCATCTTCACGAAACAGCCATTTTGCCCAGACAGCCCAGAGTTGAAGAGTCTTGCTCCAATGCTAAATACCAAAGTCGTTGAATCAGTGTTGAATGCTTTCAAAAGCTGGAGAATAGCTTACACTTTCTTCAATTGGGCCTCAATCCAATATGGATATGAGCATAATATGTATACGTACAATACCATGGCCTCAATCCTATCACATGCTCGAGAAAATGCCCCGCTGAAAGCTTTATCTCTTGCTATCCTGAATTCTCGTTGTTCAATGAGTCCTGGTGCTCTTGGTTTCTTTATTAGATGTTTGGGTAGTGTGGGGTTGGTTGATGAAGCTAATGTGTTGTTTGATCAAGTAAAAAGGATGGGTCTTTGTGTGCCGAATAGTTATAGCTATAATTGTTTGTTAGAGGCCATCTCTAGATCTAAGTCTACGTCTACTTCTGTTAGTTTGGTTGAGAAGAGACTCAAAGAGATGCATTATCAAGGTTGGGAGTTTGATAAGTACACTTTGACGCCAGTGTTGCAGGTATATTCTAATGCGGGGAAATTTAATGAGGCTTTGGGTGTCTTTAATAAAATTTGTGATTGCGGTTGGCTGGATGAACACCTATTGTCTATTTTGGTGCTGTCTTTTAGCAAGTGTAGTGAGGTGGACAAGGCGtttgaattaatagaaaaaatggAAGATCAAAATGTTAGATTGAATGAGAAAACATTGTGCATTTTGATTCATGGATTTGTAAAACAATCCAGAGTGGATAAAGCCCTCCAGTTGTTTTATAACATGCAGAAGTATGGTTTCACTCCTGATATAGCACTTTTTGATGTGCTAATTGGAGGGCTCTGCAGAAGTAAGGATCTTGATAAAGCTTTGGCGTTATATTCAGAAATGAAGTTGTTCAAAATCCAACCTGATGTTGGAATAGTTACTAAGCTCTTATCTTTTTTTTCTGAAGAAGGAGAATTAATCCGCATACTTGACGCAATCCATGAGGATATGGATGTAGAAGGTCTGACTTTGCTTTGCAATTCTTGGTTGAATTCACTCGTTAATAATGGCTTGCTAGATAAAGCTTATTGTCTTCTTCAGGTTATGATGGGAAAAGAGTGCATTGATAATGTTGAGTTACATAGGCTTTTCCGGGATAAAAAAATGGTTGCCCCTAATACAGCTAGTTTTACTATTGTCATTGATGGTTTGATCCCAGCTGGCAAGTTGGATTTGGCCCTTTACCTCTTTCGAGAGATGGCTCAAATTGGTTGCAGtcgtaatttaattatttataataacttAATTGATGGGCTATGCAATTCTGATAGATTGGAGCAAAGTTATGAGCTTTTGAGAGAAATGAAAGAGTCAGGAATTGGACCAACACAATTTACTCACAATGCTATATTTGGGTGCCTTTGCAGGAGAGGGGATGCTTCTGGAGCCCTTGATTTGGTAAAAAAGATGCGCATTCACGGCCACCAGCCTTGGATCAAACATTATACCTTGCTAGTAAGAAAAATGTGCAAAAATGGGAAGGCAACACAAGCCTGCAAATTTCTTGCTGATATGATTCAAGAAGGCTTTCTACCTGATATAGTTGCCTATTCTGCATCATTACGTGGTTTGATTGAAATTCAAGAAGTCGATCAAGCGCTGAAGCTGTTCCGTGACATTTGTGCTCGTGGGCATTGCCCTGATGTGGTTGCTTACAACATACTAATAAGCGGGCTCTCTAAGGCTCAAAGAATTACAGAAGCTCAGAATATTTTCGAAGAGATGGTGATGAAGGGTCTTGTCCCTTCTGTTGTCACATATAACTTGCTTATAGATGGTTGGTGCAAGAGTGGTTGTATTGATGAGGCCCTGCATTGTCTTTCCAGTATGTCTGCAAAGGAAAGGGAACCTAATGTCATTACATACACTACTTTAATAGATGGGCTATGTAATGCTGGAAGACCTGATGATGCTATAATGCTATGGACTGAAATGAGGAGAAATGGTTGCACTCCTAATAGAGTTGCTTTCATGGCTTTTATTCATGGTCTTTGCAAGTGTGGTCGGCCGAATGCAGCTCTGGCTCATTTACGTGAAATGGAAGAGAAAGAAATGGAACCTGACTCTTTTGTTTATATAGGCTTAATAAGTGCTTTTCTTGCTGACTTAAAGCTCCCTCTGGCTTTTGAGATATTAAAAGAGATGGTTGACAAGGGACACTGTCCAGATCTGCTTGATAAGAACTACATAATTTTAAGAGATGCAATACATAAGTTGTCTGAAGATGCTAGAACTTCCTCtagtgttaaaagtcttataaccAATGGCAGCATTCCAACGATAAATCTCTCAGATTTTGGAGCTGAAGGTGGAGATACAGGAGATCAATAA